The nucleotide window GGAGTTattcatgtagatgatactacaTCTTTGTCACTTAAGAAAGCAATTGAAGGTTTACTTGTTATTAGTGGATTGAGTCTGCAGCAGATTAGAGGCCAAGGTTATGATGGGGCTAGCAATATGAAAGGAGAAATTAAAGGGCTCAAaactttaatcatgcaagaatcaccttctgcttattatattcattgctttgcacatcaactccaactagtTTTTGTCGCTGTTGCCAAGGGAAATACTGACTACAAGACTTTGTTTGATCAAATATCTATCTTGTTGAACATTGTTGGGATTTCTTGCAAGCGTCACGATATGCTTCGAAATGCAATGCTTGAGAATGTTAAGAAAGCACTAGAGTGTGGTGAGCTTGAAACAGGGAGGGGATTAAATCAAGAGATGGGTTTGCCTAGGTCTGGTGACACTCGGTGGGGCTCTCATTATAAAACTATATGTAGCATCATCACTATATATTCCTCAATCCATGATGTACTCTTTGAACTTGGTGCTGATATTGCATATAAGGAAGATTGGACAAAGATACATTTTGTGTTTGGAGCATTTGAAacctttgagtttgttttctttgtgCACTTAATGTATGTTATTCTTGGATACACAAATGAGTTATCCGAGTGCTTGCAGAGAAGGGAtcaagatattcttaatgcaatctcacttgttaatgtggcaaagaGCAGAATGCAGGAGTTGAGGTCTGATGGTTGGGATAATTTTCTTCAGAAGGTCACTTCTTTTGTATtaaacatggtgttgaagttcCTGCTATGGATGATGCTTATGTGCCTTATGGAAAATCAGCGCGGTATGCCCGTGCCcgaaaccaaacaaatgatgaCCATTTCAGAAGAGAAGTATAcattggtgtcattgatcaaattAGTCAAGAGCTTGATAATCGGTTTGATGAGATCAATATGGAGCTACTCTCTTGTATGGCAGCCTTCAGTCCTTCCAACTCCTTTGCTTTTTTTGATGCACGAAAGATACATAGATTGGCTAAATTTTATCCTAAGGACTTCTCCAACAATGATTTGTTAAAACTTGAATTGCAACttgataattatattgatgacatgcgacaagatgctagcttccaaggtctagacaacattgttgatctctcagttaagcttgttgaaacaaagaggcACAAAGTGTATGATATGGTGTACTTGCTTCTCAAATTGATATTGCTTTTACCGGTAGCAACTACaagtgttgaaagggtattttctgcattggttatagtgaaaacaaagacaaggaatatgataggtgatactgttttggatgattgtctagtcatatttattgagcgggatattttcttacaagttgatgaagatgatataattgAGACATTCATGTCATTGAGAAAGCAGCGGATAAACAAGTAATATTGTAAGTCTCTCCTGTTGCTATATTTTGAAGTATTTGTATTTCATTTGAACAATTTATATCAAGATTTGGCGTCATTCGTAGCTTAATATTTGAATTTAAATCTTATTATGTTATTTAATGTAACCAGTtttaatgaattataatatggttTTACCGAATTGTAAATGGTTTACCGAATTGTATTAGAAATTTTTTTGCGGCGCATACCCAGAGGTAAaatcctggatccgccactggtaGGCATGTAGCTAGTACAAGCTATCTTGATCTTGGAAGTAAGTTCGCTGTGTGGCATAGTAAGTTCTTGGCATAGCTAGTACAAGGCATGTTTCCTCGATCGCTCACggcttatttattattattagaaGAAGAGCAACAGCAGCACACCAGCATTAGTAGCCACTCCAAACTGCAATCAAGGCAAACATATATAGATGATTGAACCTCCCTGAACCAACCAGCTAGACACAAGAATATACAGGAGTGCTATAGAAGTGTTAGCAGTTCACTGCTTGTTTAGTTACCACGTTCTGAGATCAAGCGGCATGGTAGGTCGTCGAAGCGCCAGTTCTTGGTGAATAATCTTGTCCATGGACAGCGTAGAATAATGTAGCTTCGGCTCCGAGCGCACCACCCGTAGCAGCGGTGACGAACCACCGGGCGGAGAGAAAGGCGGCGAGGGCGACGGGGATGGCGTG belongs to Miscanthus floridulus cultivar M001 chromosome 4, ASM1932011v1, whole genome shotgun sequence and includes:
- the LOC136548822 gene encoding uncharacterized protein — encoded protein: MGRPSTQGELDRQTSNCLGKPGLGRESDRQTPLVAAERSRREPVADAAIALRPSWISIAAPGSRSAISVKKDSAFYFICYLFKKGSGSNTFVVDGWNNWNIGNTALLKHCGSRAHKAAQQRYIGFTNPKVAIDYHIDKWSEEELRLYKKRLTYSLRCIKFLLHQGLSFRGHDESEESSNRGNFIELLKFLVGNSEEMNKYVLNNEPADESSNISHKEQLALCLRYVDKLGRPCEHFIGVIHVDDTTSLSLKKAIEGLLVISGLSLQQIRGQVFVAVAKGNTDYKTLFDQISILLNIVGISCKRHDMLRNAMLENVKKALECEGHFFCIKHGVEVPAMDDAYVPYGKSARYARARNQTNDDHFRREVYIGVIDQISQELDNRFDEINMELLSCMAAFSPSNSFAFFDARKIHRLAKFYPKDFSNNDLLKLELQLDNYIDDMRQDASFQGLDNIVDLSVKLVETKRHKVYDMVYLLLKLILLLPVATTSVERVFSALVIVKTKTRNMIGDTVLDDCLVIFIERDIFLQVDEDDIIETFMSLRKQRINK